A single region of the Acidobacteriota bacterium genome encodes:
- a CDS encoding aspartate aminotransferase family protein — protein sequence MPAPTTLDVYADLEARRARSRVLYDEACQVIPSGTVSRARLLPPFPFLAVRGEGSRLVDADGNEYIDCTLGFGSALLGHAHPVVVQALRESAGDGISYGTPHPREGQLARRLVETIPCADKVTFCNSGSEATLNAIRVARGVTGKAGIAKCEGGYHGWYDAVLGSIQYVPDAAGPAGAPAFVSHSIGVPPENLAQTVVLPFNHEAAFDLVRRHRDHLAVVMVEGIQGAGGAIPAEPWFMRGLREVCTECDVLLLVDEIITGFRWALGGAQEHFGVTADLATYSKAIGAGLPLGVIAGTDAVMGVLGSTGDPVRDRQERVYYGGTFNGCVQVMAVGIAVVDHLRQHPDVFARLNALGARLRAELRELAARHRYPITVLGEGSLFMTRMVDHPVRSHRDLADERGAAYREMFPRLLRHGVFLPNAHFGLLSAAHSDGDVARIVGAHEAVFAELRDLGLL from the coding sequence ATGCCCGCCCCCACGACCCTGGACGTGTACGCCGATCTCGAAGCCCGGCGGGCCCGATCGCGCGTGCTGTACGACGAGGCCTGCCAGGTCATCCCGTCGGGGACCGTCAGCCGCGCACGGCTCCTGCCGCCGTTCCCCTTCCTCGCCGTTCGCGGCGAGGGCTCCCGTCTCGTCGACGCCGACGGCAACGAGTACATCGACTGCACGCTCGGCTTCGGCTCGGCCCTGCTCGGCCACGCGCACCCGGTCGTCGTGCAGGCCCTGCGTGAGTCCGCAGGCGACGGCATCTCGTACGGCACCCCCCACCCGCGTGAGGGCCAGCTCGCCCGGCGTCTGGTCGAGACGATCCCGTGCGCCGACAAGGTGACCTTCTGCAACTCGGGTTCGGAGGCGACGCTCAACGCCATCCGCGTCGCGCGCGGGGTGACGGGCAAGGCCGGGATCGCCAAGTGCGAGGGCGGGTATCACGGCTGGTACGACGCCGTGCTCGGCAGCATCCAGTACGTGCCCGACGCCGCGGGCCCGGCCGGCGCGCCGGCCTTCGTGTCGCACTCCATCGGCGTGCCGCCCGAGAACCTCGCGCAGACGGTGGTGCTGCCGTTCAACCACGAGGCGGCGTTCGACCTGGTGCGGCGGCATCGCGACCACCTCGCGGTCGTGATGGTCGAAGGCATCCAGGGCGCGGGCGGCGCCATCCCGGCCGAGCCGTGGTTCATGAGGGGGCTGCGCGAGGTCTGCACCGAGTGCGACGTGCTGCTGCTCGTCGACGAGATCATCACCGGCTTCCGCTGGGCGCTCGGCGGCGCGCAGGAGCACTTCGGCGTCACCGCCGACCTCGCGACCTACAGCAAGGCCATCGGCGCCGGCCTCCCGCTCGGCGTCATCGCCGGCACCGACGCGGTGATGGGCGTGCTCGGCTCGACCGGCGACCCGGTCCGCGACCGCCAGGAGCGCGTCTACTACGGCGGCACGTTCAACGGCTGCGTGCAGGTCATGGCCGTCGGCATCGCCGTCGTCGACCACCTGCGGCAGCACCCCGACGTCTTCGCGAGGCTCAACGCGCTCGGGGCGAGGCTCCGCGCTGAGCTCCGCGAGCTCGCCGCGCGCCATCGGTACCCGATCACCGTGCTCGGCGAGGGATCGCTCTTCATGACGCGCATGGTCGATCATCCCGTGCGATCGCATCGCGACCTCGCCGATGAACGCGGCGCGGCCTACCGGGAGATGTTCCCGAGACTGCTGCGCCACGGCGTGTTCCTGCCGAACGCCCACTTCGGCCTGCTCTCGGCGGCGCACTCCGACGGCGACGTGGCGCGCATCGTCGGCGCGCACGAGGCGGTCTTCGCCGAGTTGCGGGATCTTGGGCTACTGTAG
- a CDS encoding glucose 1-dehydrogenase, producing the protein MSTPGSARLAGRVAIVTGGARGLGRAIAERLGAEGAALCLFDLPGSGVGETAAALNATVAGALAVEGDVAAEADAARAIDAALARFGRVDILVNNAGVAPMAPFLDTDAATFDRVMAINVRGSFLFARQAARAMAARGGGVIVQIASTCAFTSGASRGLSAYNMSKAAVRQMVASLAGELAPHGIRVNAIAPGTIDTAMTRACFPDEAALEAEARRIPLGRLGRPGDVAAACAFLCSDDAAYVTGDTLLVDGGWMVR; encoded by the coding sequence TTGTCGACGCCTGGATCAGCCCGCCTCGCCGGCCGCGTGGCCATCGTCACCGGTGGCGCGCGCGGCCTCGGCCGCGCCATCGCCGAGCGCCTTGGCGCCGAGGGCGCCGCGCTCTGTCTCTTCGACCTGCCCGGCAGCGGGGTCGGCGAGACCGCCGCGGCTCTGAACGCCACGGTCGCCGGCGCGCTTGCGGTCGAAGGCGACGTCGCGGCGGAGGCCGACGCCGCCCGCGCGATCGACGCCGCGCTCGCGCGCTTCGGGCGCGTCGACATCCTCGTGAACAACGCCGGCGTCGCACCGATGGCCCCGTTTCTCGACACCGACGCCGCGACGTTCGACCGGGTGATGGCCATCAACGTGCGCGGGTCGTTCCTCTTCGCCCGGCAGGCCGCGCGCGCGATGGCGGCGCGGGGTGGCGGCGTCATCGTCCAGATCGCGTCGACGTGCGCGTTCACCTCGGGGGCGTCGCGCGGGCTGTCGGCATACAACATGTCGAAGGCGGCCGTCCGCCAGATGGTGGCGAGCCTGGCGGGCGAGCTCGCGCCGCACGGCATTCGCGTGAACGCCATCGCGCCCGGCACCATCGATACGGCCATGACGCGCGCGTGCTTCCCCGACGAGGCCGCGCTCGAGGCCGAGGCCCGCCGCATTCCGCTCGGGCGCCTGGGCCGTCCGGGCGACGTCGCCGCGGCGTGCGCGTTCCTGTGCTCGGACGACGCGGCGTACGTCACCGGCGACACGCTGCTCGTCGACGGCGGCTGGATGGTACGCTGA
- a CDS encoding cupin domain-containing protein has translation MNTVIKRLGEIPHTTSVMPTNKGTTYYQRAFERGVDGIVGPWECVDYMTIPVGTQFGRHIHDGSEELYVILKGRGTALLDDEEHAVGPGDYLMLRNQGMHGLRNDGDEDIELLCVCIYLGETHRLIPVWD, from the coding sequence GTGAACACGGTCATCAAGCGACTGGGCGAGATTCCGCACACGACGAGCGTCATGCCCACCAACAAGGGCACGACCTACTACCAGCGCGCCTTCGAGCGCGGCGTCGACGGCATCGTCGGCCCCTGGGAGTGTGTCGACTACATGACCATTCCGGTCGGAACGCAGTTCGGCCGCCACATCCACGACGGGTCCGAGGAGTTGTACGTCATCCTCAAGGGACGCGGCACGGCGCTGCTCGACGACGAGGAGCACGCCGTGGGCCCGGGCGACTACCTGATGCTTCGCAACCAGGGGATGCACGGGCTGCGCAACGACGGCGACGAGGACATCGAGCTGCTCTGCGTCTGCATCTACCTCGGCGAGACCCATCGCCTCATCCCCGTGTGGGACTGA
- a CDS encoding pyridoxal phosphate-dependent aminotransferase, with protein sequence MTTSVHPTGRRSPARRLDQVHLSGIREVYEALLRAEARGQRTIPFHFGLPDFDTPAHIKQAAAAALDAGFVKYTSSQGIPELRAALARTLARENRVEVDPATGLVVTCGANEAISATISALVDPGDEVIIPDPAWPHYEYCLRIAGATPIYCRLDEARGFEMNPDDVAALWTPKTRMVVVNSPQNPTGAVMSPADLEAIARLAHDRGAWLLSDEAYERLVFDGEHVSPASFDGVGDTVLTIGCLSKTYAMTGWRLGWVAGPAAAIDAINRVHLYTVSCAVSFVQKAAVVALEGDQSAVDTMRAAYRSRRDLLVELLADIPGVRVASPKGAFYVFPNVEAFGRSSRDIAMRLVEDAGVGAVHGSAFGPAGEGYLRIAYACSEDDIREGVARMREVLGHLPRRV encoded by the coding sequence ATGACGACCAGCGTCCATCCCACGGGCCGGCGCTCGCCAGCCCGGCGTCTCGACCAGGTGCACCTCTCGGGGATCCGCGAAGTGTACGAAGCCCTGCTGCGGGCGGAAGCCAGGGGGCAGCGGACGATTCCGTTCCACTTCGGCCTGCCCGACTTCGACACGCCGGCGCACATCAAGCAGGCGGCGGCCGCCGCGCTCGACGCGGGGTTCGTGAAGTACACGTCGAGCCAGGGCATTCCCGAGCTGCGCGCGGCGCTCGCGCGCACGCTGGCCCGCGAGAACCGCGTCGAGGTCGACCCGGCCACGGGCCTCGTCGTGACCTGCGGGGCCAACGAGGCGATCAGCGCGACGATCTCGGCGCTCGTCGATCCGGGCGACGAGGTCATCATTCCCGACCCCGCCTGGCCGCACTACGAGTACTGCCTGCGCATCGCCGGCGCCACCCCGATCTACTGCCGGCTCGACGAAGCGCGCGGGTTCGAGATGAACCCGGACGACGTCGCGGCGCTGTGGACCCCCAAAACCCGCATGGTCGTCGTGAACTCGCCGCAGAACCCGACAGGCGCCGTGATGTCGCCGGCCGACCTCGAAGCGATCGCGCGGCTCGCGCACGACCGCGGGGCCTGGCTGCTGTCGGACGAGGCGTACGAACGGCTCGTGTTCGACGGCGAGCACGTCAGCCCCGCGTCGTTCGACGGGGTGGGCGACACGGTGCTGACGATCGGCTGCCTGTCGAAGACGTACGCGATGACCGGATGGCGCCTGGGCTGGGTGGCCGGGCCGGCGGCGGCCATCGATGCCATCAACCGCGTCCACCTGTACACGGTGAGCTGCGCCGTGTCGTTCGTGCAGAAGGCCGCGGTGGTGGCGCTCGAGGGCGACCAGAGCGCGGTCGACACGATGCGGGCGGCCTACCGGTCGCGCCGCGACCTGCTCGTCGAGCTCCTCGCCGACATCCCGGGCGTGCGCGTGGCGTCGCCCAAGGGCGCCTTCTACGTCTTCCCGAACGTCGAGGCGTTCGGCCGCTCGTCGAGAGACATCGCGATGCGGCTCGTCGAGGACGCGGGCGTCGGCGCCGTGCACGGGTCGGCCTTCGGCCCGGCCGGAGAGGGCTACCTGCGCATCGCCTACGCCTGCTCCGAGGACGACATTCGAGAGGGTGTCGCGCGCATGCGCGAGGTGCTCGGGCACCTGCCGCGCCGGGTGTAG
- a CDS encoding cyclase family protein, translating into MADETSPSNWGRWGADDQVGTANYITPETILAAARLIRRGVVFSCAIPLDERGPVHPGRLPPKHFMTVSGADYHAGARSRGTGGIKFADDYLVAALQCSTQWDGLAHAWYGDALYNGVPETEVRGTGARRLGIEHLHRHFVGRGVLLDLPRAINGGERLAQAYAITANDLDRAVAMAATGVGRGDILLVRTGHLPWYYALEDKRAFWRGQPGLGRSTVAWLHRREVAAVALDNISAEVQPPEEDGAVFPLHGMLLRDLGLTIGEMFDLEALAADCAADGVYECFFVAQPLRITGAVGSPINPLAIK; encoded by the coding sequence ATGGCCGACGAGACCTCGCCGAGCAACTGGGGCCGCTGGGGCGCCGACGATCAGGTCGGCACCGCCAACTACATCACGCCCGAGACGATCCTGGCGGCGGCGCGGCTGATCCGCCGTGGCGTGGTCTTCAGCTGCGCCATCCCGCTCGACGAGCGCGGGCCGGTGCACCCGGGGCGGCTGCCGCCGAAGCACTTCATGACGGTCTCTGGCGCCGACTACCACGCCGGGGCCAGGTCGCGCGGCACCGGCGGCATCAAGTTCGCCGACGACTACCTGGTCGCGGCCCTGCAGTGCTCCACGCAGTGGGACGGGCTCGCGCACGCCTGGTACGGCGACGCGCTCTACAACGGCGTGCCCGAGACCGAGGTCCGGGGCACCGGCGCGCGCAGGCTCGGCATCGAGCACCTGCACCGTCACTTCGTCGGCCGCGGCGTGCTGCTCGATCTCCCCCGCGCGATCAACGGCGGCGAGCGTCTCGCGCAGGCGTACGCGATCACGGCGAACGATCTCGACCGCGCGGTCGCGATGGCCGCCACCGGCGTCGGTCGCGGCGACATCCTGCTGGTCCGCACCGGGCACCTGCCCTGGTACTACGCGCTCGAGGACAAGCGCGCGTTCTGGAGGGGGCAGCCCGGCCTCGGCCGGTCGACGGTGGCGTGGCTGCACCGGCGGGAGGTGGCGGCGGTCGCGCTCGACAACATCTCGGCCGAGGTCCAGCCCCCCGAGGAGGACGGCGCGGTCTTCCCGCTGCACGGGATGCTGTTGCGCGATCTCGGCCTGACGATCGGCGAGATGTTCGATCTCGAAGCGCTGGCCGCCGACTGCGCGGCCGACGGCGTCTACGAGTGCTTCTTCGTAGCGCAGCCGCTGCGGATCACGGGCGCCGTCGGCTCGCCGATCAATCCGCTCGCGATCAAGTAG
- a CDS encoding acyl-CoA carboxylase subunit beta translates to MSAPAGPSTRVIDRLLQELAERKATVAAMGGPAQVAKQHARGKLTARERLERFFDPGSFVELGMLVRSQNPDFGMHVRDTPADGVVIGHGRVAGRETCVYATDFTILAGSAGESHAAKIAAIIELAGRLRVPVVGMLDSAGARLHEGSALSRPFNRIFIAQSIYSGVIPQIQILLGPCAAGQGYSPMLSDFLIMTDRTAYMWLGGPRLTQAATGEDIDDRIVGSALSNMRAGQCDFIAEDDDDALEIAKRLLSYLPQHCDEAPAVVATDDPADRREEGLLDILPDSPRLTYDMHEIIDLVVDPGSFLEVKDQFAPNIITGFCRLHGQVVGLIANNPDEMGGVMENDCSDKYMRLMVFCDAFNIPIITLVDTPGFVVGRDWEDKGILRHGAKLLYGYASATVPKISVIIRRSYGGGNVVMGSKTMGADFSFAWPTAEISIMGPESAAAVIWADDLKRAETSEAHAALLEERCREYREKYINIFSLAENHRFDFVDDIIDPRDTRAVLVRALEALRHKRVELPRRKHGNPPQ, encoded by the coding sequence ATGAGCGCTCCGGCAGGCCCGTCCACCCGCGTGATCGATCGTCTCCTGCAGGAGCTGGCCGAACGCAAGGCCACGGTCGCGGCCATGGGCGGGCCCGCGCAGGTCGCCAAGCAGCACGCCCGCGGCAAGCTCACCGCCCGCGAGCGGCTCGAGCGGTTCTTCGACCCGGGGTCGTTCGTCGAGCTGGGCATGCTCGTCCGCTCGCAGAACCCCGACTTCGGCATGCACGTGCGCGACACGCCGGCCGACGGCGTCGTCATCGGCCACGGCCGTGTCGCGGGGCGCGAGACCTGCGTCTACGCGACCGACTTCACCATCCTCGCCGGCAGCGCCGGCGAGAGCCATGCCGCGAAGATCGCGGCGATCATCGAGCTCGCCGGCCGCCTCCGCGTTCCCGTGGTCGGCATGCTCGACTCGGCGGGGGCGCGCCTCCACGAGGGCAGCGCGCTCAGCCGCCCCTTCAACCGGATCTTCATCGCCCAGTCGATCTACTCGGGCGTCATCCCGCAGATCCAGATCCTCCTCGGGCCGTGCGCGGCGGGCCAGGGCTACTCGCCCATGCTCTCCGACTTCCTCATCATGACCGACCGCACGGCCTACATGTGGCTCGGTGGGCCGCGCCTGACGCAGGCGGCGACCGGCGAGGACATCGACGACCGCATCGTCGGATCGGCCCTGTCGAACATGCGGGCCGGGCAGTGCGACTTCATCGCCGAAGACGACGACGACGCGCTCGAGATCGCGAAACGCCTGCTGTCGTACCTGCCGCAGCACTGCGACGAGGCGCCGGCCGTCGTCGCCACCGACGACCCGGCCGACCGTCGCGAGGAGGGCCTGCTCGACATCCTGCCCGACTCCCCGCGGCTCACCTACGACATGCACGAGATCATCGATCTCGTGGTCGACCCCGGCAGCTTCCTCGAGGTGAAGGACCAGTTCGCGCCCAACATCATCACCGGCTTCTGCCGCCTGCACGGCCAGGTCGTCGGCCTCATCGCGAACAACCCCGACGAGATGGGGGGCGTGATGGAGAACGACTGCTCCGACAAGTACATGCGGCTGATGGTGTTCTGCGACGCCTTCAACATCCCCATCATCACGCTCGTCGACACGCCGGGCTTCGTCGTCGGGCGCGACTGGGAGGACAAGGGCATCCTGCGCCACGGCGCGAAGCTGCTCTACGGCTACGCCTCGGCCACCGTGCCGAAGATCTCGGTCATCATCCGCCGCTCGTACGGTGGCGGCAACGTGGTCATGGGCTCGAAGACGATGGGCGCCGACTTCTCGTTCGCCTGGCCCACGGCGGAGATCTCCATCATGGGGCCCGAGTCGGCGGCCGCCGTGATCTGGGCCGACGACCTCAAGAGGGCCGAGACCTCCGAGGCGCACGCCGCGCTGCTCGAGGAGCGGTGCCGCGAGTACCGCGAGAAGTACATCAACATCTTCTCGCTCGCCGAGAACCACCGCTTCGACTTCGTCGACGACATCATCGACCCGCGCGACACGCGCGCGGTGCTCGTGCGCGCGCTCGAGGCGCTGCGGCACAAGCGCGTCGAACTGCCTCGCCGCAAGCACGGCAACCCGCCCCAGTAG
- a CDS encoding acyclic terpene utilization AtuA family protein yields the protein MKSIRIGCGSASWGDMLDPAVELAERGNVQYIGFDHLAELTMSILQRMKQKDPKRGYIPDLVPWMKRLLPIAREKNIKLLTNAGGANVEAAGEAVAEVARSIGHTGLKIGLQFGDDVLARIPEFRAQGLKFPNLDTGEEDIDQIVDRIVSANVYIGSEAQIDALGQGADVVITGRATDSSVHIAPMVHEFGWALDDWDKMGAAIAIGHIIECSSGCAGGMSNFWKDIPEPWRVAFPIAEVYENGDAVITKADGSGRMVTEWTVKEHLVYEVHDPANYIMADGISDLTTCYITKEAENRIRVGGFTGRPRPELLKLCLGYEDGWIGESEISVCWPDAYEKAQFCEKFLRGRFEALKLPIREMRIDFIGLNSIHGPLATLPSNLAELNEVRVRVAVRTTSKENANLVRREVTHLWTHGPIGTTAVISPPPPRQVISLWPTLIPRELVPQSLVMKEVR from the coding sequence ATGAAAAGCATTCGTATTGGCTGTGGCTCGGCCTCGTGGGGGGACATGCTCGATCCGGCCGTCGAGCTTGCCGAACGCGGCAACGTGCAGTACATCGGGTTCGACCACCTGGCCGAACTGACGATGTCGATCCTCCAGCGCATGAAGCAGAAGGATCCGAAGCGCGGGTACATCCCCGACCTCGTGCCGTGGATGAAGCGGCTGCTGCCGATCGCGCGCGAGAAGAACATCAAGCTGCTGACCAACGCCGGCGGCGCCAACGTCGAGGCGGCCGGCGAGGCGGTCGCCGAGGTCGCCCGCAGCATCGGGCACACGGGCCTCAAGATCGGCCTGCAGTTTGGCGACGACGTGCTCGCGCGCATTCCGGAGTTCCGGGCCCAGGGGCTCAAGTTCCCGAACCTCGACACGGGCGAGGAGGACATCGACCAGATCGTCGACCGCATCGTCTCGGCCAACGTGTACATCGGCTCCGAGGCCCAGATCGACGCGCTCGGCCAGGGCGCCGACGTCGTGATCACGGGCCGCGCGACCGACTCGTCGGTGCACATCGCGCCGATGGTGCACGAGTTCGGCTGGGCGCTCGACGACTGGGACAAGATGGGGGCGGCGATCGCCATCGGCCACATCATCGAGTGCTCGTCCGGCTGCGCGGGCGGCATGTCCAACTTCTGGAAGGACATCCCCGAGCCGTGGCGCGTGGCGTTCCCGATCGCCGAGGTGTACGAGAACGGCGATGCCGTCATCACCAAGGCCGACGGCAGCGGGCGCATGGTGACCGAGTGGACGGTGAAGGAACACCTGGTGTATGAAGTGCACGACCCGGCCAACTACATCATGGCCGACGGCATTTCCGACCTGACGACGTGCTACATCACGAAGGAGGCCGAGAACCGCATCCGCGTCGGCGGCTTCACCGGGAGGCCGCGGCCCGAGCTCCTGAAGCTGTGCCTCGGCTACGAGGACGGCTGGATCGGCGAGTCGGAGATCAGCGTGTGCTGGCCCGACGCGTACGAGAAAGCGCAGTTCTGCGAGAAGTTCCTGCGCGGGCGGTTCGAGGCCCTGAAGCTGCCGATTCGGGAGATGCGCATCGACTTCATCGGGCTCAACTCGATCCACGGCCCGCTCGCCACCCTGCCGTCGAACCTCGCCGAACTGAACGAGGTTCGCGTGCGGGTCGCCGTCAGGACCACGTCGAAGGAGAACGCCAACCTCGTGCGCCGCGAGGTGACGCACCTCTGGACGCACGGGCCGATCGGCACGACGGCCGTGATCTCGCCGCCGCCGCCACGGCAGGTCATCTCCCTCTGGCCCACGCTGATCCCGCGCGAGCTGGTGCCGCAGTCGCTCGTGATGAAGGAGGTGCGCTGA
- a CDS encoding pyruvate dehydrogenase (acetyl-transferring) E1 component subunit alpha yields MLHQVDASRGFVLRADDLPPPVQHLAVDGTLLVDTPVLDDDAAVAGLRALLLGRRFDERCVNLQRRGLMVTLAPGIGQEACSVGSVIPLDRSRDWFVPQYREAAGQLLHGLPLVQAFLWHMGSPLGFFIPPGLKMLPFNAAVAGQIPHAVGLAWGLRLRGEDSVVVVHFGEGATSQGDFHEAINLAGVQKAPVIFFCQNNDWAISTPREIQTAAATIAQKGIAYGVPAVQVDGNDLFAVVAVMREAVARARRGEGPTLIEGLTYRLGMHTTADDGARCEPPGLRDRWRPKDPLLRLQKYLGRRGRWNEAIEKAMEDEITAALDAAWAEAQATPPNTVAESLAHVFAEMPARWAEQQRRIEEAR; encoded by the coding sequence ATGCTGCACCAGGTCGATGCGTCCCGCGGCTTCGTTCTGAGAGCCGACGATCTTCCTCCACCCGTCCAGCACCTCGCTGTCGACGGGACGCTGCTCGTCGACACGCCCGTTCTCGACGACGACGCGGCCGTGGCCGGCCTGCGGGCCCTGCTGCTCGGGCGGCGCTTCGACGAGCGCTGCGTGAACCTCCAGCGCCGCGGCCTGATGGTCACGCTCGCCCCGGGCATCGGCCAGGAGGCCTGCAGCGTCGGCAGCGTGATCCCGCTCGACCGGTCGCGCGACTGGTTCGTGCCGCAGTACCGCGAGGCGGCCGGCCAGTTGCTGCACGGCCTGCCGCTCGTGCAGGCGTTCCTCTGGCACATGGGCAGCCCGCTCGGTTTCTTCATCCCGCCCGGGCTGAAGATGCTGCCGTTCAACGCGGCGGTCGCGGGCCAGATTCCCCACGCCGTCGGCCTCGCCTGGGGCCTGCGCCTGCGCGGCGAGGACAGCGTGGTCGTCGTGCACTTCGGCGAGGGCGCGACGTCGCAGGGCGACTTTCACGAGGCCATCAACCTCGCCGGCGTGCAGAAGGCGCCCGTCATCTTCTTCTGCCAGAACAACGACTGGGCGATCTCGACGCCGCGCGAGATCCAGACGGCGGCCGCGACGATCGCCCAGAAGGGCATCGCCTACGGCGTGCCGGCCGTGCAGGTCGACGGCAACGACCTCTTCGCCGTCGTCGCGGTGATGCGCGAGGCGGTGGCGCGTGCTCGGCGCGGCGAGGGCCCGACGCTCATCGAGGGCCTCACCTACCGCCTCGGCATGCACACGACCGCCGACGACGGCGCCCGGTGCGAACCGCCCGGCCTGCGCGATCGGTGGCGCCCGAAGGATCCGCTGCTCCGGCTGCAGAAGTACCTCGGCCGCCGCGGGCGCTGGAACGAGGCCATCGAGAAGGCGATGGAAGACGAGATCACCGCCGCGCTCGACGCGGCCTGGGCCGAGGCGCAGGCCACGCCGCCGAACACGGTGGCCGAGAGCCTCGCCCACGTCTTCGCGGAGATGCCCGCGCGGTGGGCCGAACAGCAGCGCCGGATCGAGGAGGCACGGTAA
- a CDS encoding alpha-ketoacid dehydrogenase subunit beta, which produces MPQMSIVEAVRDALTFEMARDERVMILGEDVGGSGGVFRATDGLQARFGKARVVDAPLGESAIIGSAIGLAAAGMVPVAEIQFVGFTHNAFNQIVEQLARWRYRSWGSLSAPVTVRAPFGGGVRAPEMHSDGFEAHFAHAPGLKVVAPSNAADARGLLLGAIRDPDPVLFLEPLRGYRLSRGEVPEGDVVEPIGQARVVREGTDVTVIAWSLAVDVARQAAETAAAEGLSVEVIDVRTLVPLDEATLRASVRKTGRAVVVQEASQTGGFAAEVITTLQEDADTFFSLKAPIARVCGVDTPYPVQMLEEGYLLNGARTLAAIRRVTQE; this is translated from the coding sequence ATGCCGCAGATGTCGATCGTCGAAGCCGTGCGCGACGCGCTCACCTTCGAAATGGCCCGCGACGAGCGGGTGATGATCCTCGGCGAAGACGTCGGCGGCTCGGGCGGCGTCTTCCGCGCGACCGACGGGCTCCAGGCCCGCTTCGGCAAGGCCCGCGTCGTCGACGCGCCGCTCGGCGAGAGCGCGATCATCGGGTCGGCCATCGGGCTGGCGGCCGCGGGCATGGTGCCGGTGGCCGAGATTCAGTTCGTCGGCTTCACGCACAACGCGTTCAACCAGATCGTCGAGCAGCTCGCGCGCTGGCGGTACCGCTCGTGGGGCAGCCTGTCGGCGCCGGTCACCGTGCGCGCCCCCTTCGGCGGCGGCGTGCGGGCGCCCGAGATGCACTCCGACGGGTTCGAGGCCCATTTCGCGCACGCGCCGGGCCTGAAGGTCGTCGCGCCGTCCAACGCCGCCGACGCGCGCGGCCTGCTGCTCGGCGCCATCCGCGACCCCGACCCGGTGCTGTTCCTCGAGCCCCTGCGTGGCTATCGCCTCAGCCGGGGCGAAGTGCCCGAGGGCGACGTCGTCGAGCCGATCGGGCAGGCCCGCGTCGTCCGCGAGGGCACGGACGTGACCGTGATCGCGTGGAGCCTCGCGGTCGACGTCGCGCGCCAGGCCGCCGAGACGGCCGCCGCCGAAGGCCTGTCGGTCGAGGTCATCGACGTCCGGACGCTCGTGCCGCTCGACGAAGCCACGCTGCGCGCGTCGGTCAGGAAGACGGGCCGCGCCGTCGTCGTCCAGGAAGCGTCGCAGACGGGCGGCTTCGCCGCCGAGGTCATCACGACGCTGCAGGAGGATGCCGACACCTTCTTCTCGCTCAAGGCGCCGATTGCGCGCGTGTGCGGCGTCGACACGCCGTATCCCGTGCAGATGCTCGAAGAGGGCTACCTGCTCAACGGGGCGCGCACGCTCGCCGCCATCCGTCGCGTGACACAGGAGTAG